One part of the Leucobacter triazinivorans genome encodes these proteins:
- a CDS encoding APC family permease, with protein MTTVETADRGATPQASTKLLKNSIRFFTIVLMVTAAAAPLVVVSTYIPLSLAFGAGMTIPLTYLTATLILLVFTVGFAQMAKRITASGAFYNFITQGLGKPVGLGAGMTVMIGYSMIAAAIQGGFGFFAAQMLENYLGVVIPWWVCSVVSLLLMFVLAYFKVTLTGKILGIALGLEVLIVFIVATMTILLGGAEGQQLQTFNPLGWAAAPAVGIGFFFAFWSWIGFETTAIYGEETTDPKKSVPRATYIAVITLGLFYTFAAYAAVVGFGSASVDEANTLLDQYFFVLADMYTWPFIHVLMDFLVVTGFFACSFAFFNNAARYLFSMGRDRILPSRLGHTHPVHKSPYIANGLQAVIAITVVLIFAVIGADPLLHLGGWLPIFSTLSIVFVQALVSVAVIRYFNREGRRTAGDWWKTFVAPLIGAIAQGIVMILLVSNLPFLAGSEEAVVTLIPLYVAIVFFGGLAYALYLRRSHQNRYARIGTVYDEEEIEEIAEQQSA; from the coding sequence ATGACCACAGTCGAAACAGCAGATCGGGGCGCTACACCGCAAGCTTCGACCAAACTGCTGAAGAACTCCATCAGGTTCTTCACCATCGTGCTTATGGTGACAGCCGCAGCGGCTCCGCTTGTCGTGGTGTCAACATACATCCCGCTTTCGCTGGCCTTCGGAGCTGGGATGACTATCCCGCTAACGTATCTCACTGCGACACTGATTCTGCTCGTCTTCACGGTTGGCTTTGCGCAGATGGCGAAGCGGATCACCGCAAGTGGCGCCTTCTACAATTTCATCACCCAGGGTCTGGGAAAGCCGGTGGGCCTCGGTGCGGGAATGACCGTGATGATCGGCTACAGCATGATCGCTGCTGCGATTCAAGGCGGCTTCGGCTTCTTCGCAGCACAAATGCTGGAAAACTACCTCGGTGTCGTCATTCCCTGGTGGGTCTGTAGCGTGGTGTCGCTACTCCTGATGTTCGTTCTCGCGTACTTCAAGGTCACGCTAACGGGCAAGATTCTGGGCATTGCGCTCGGGCTTGAAGTCCTTATCGTGTTCATTGTTGCTACGATGACCATTCTGCTCGGTGGAGCGGAAGGGCAACAGCTGCAGACATTCAATCCTCTGGGTTGGGCCGCTGCGCCGGCCGTAGGCATCGGATTCTTCTTCGCTTTCTGGTCATGGATCGGATTTGAGACCACCGCAATCTACGGGGAGGAAACCACTGATCCGAAGAAAAGCGTTCCGAGAGCTACTTACATCGCGGTAATCACCCTCGGGCTTTTCTACACTTTCGCAGCCTATGCCGCAGTCGTCGGTTTCGGTAGCGCATCAGTCGATGAGGCAAACACGCTCCTTGACCAGTACTTCTTCGTACTTGCCGATATGTACACCTGGCCCTTCATCCACGTACTCATGGACTTCCTCGTGGTCACAGGCTTCTTTGCTTGCTCGTTTGCGTTCTTCAACAATGCCGCAAGGTATCTCTTCTCCATGGGACGAGATAGGATCCTGCCGTCACGCCTTGGCCATACGCACCCAGTCCACAAATCGCCCTACATCGCAAACGGCCTTCAGGCCGTGATTGCCATCACGGTCGTATTGATCTTCGCTGTGATCGGGGCGGACCCGCTGCTGCACCTCGGCGGTTGGCTACCAATCTTCTCCACGTTGAGCATCGTCTTTGTACAGGCTCTGGTGTCGGTTGCCGTCATTCGATACTTCAATCGGGAAGGCCGCCGAACAGCAGGCGACTGGTGGAAGACCTTCGTCGCGCCCCTCATCGGAGCAATTGCGCAGGGAATCGTCATGATTCTCTTGGTGAGCAATCTCCCCTTCTTGGCAGGCTCGGAAGAGGCCGTTGTCACGCTGATCCCGCTGTACGTGGCCATCGTGTTCTTCGGCGGTCTGGCCTACGCTCTCTATCTCAGGCGTTCGCATCAGAACCGATATGCGCGTATCGGAACCGTGTACGACGAAGAGGAAATCGAAGAGATTGCTGAGCAGCAGTCCGCCTAG
- a CDS encoding type 1 glutamine amidotransferase, producing MNQQRQPNEAPRVLVAQPDPQGGPDRLRGWALRHKIELDVRPGDHPDLPSNLDGYAGLIVLGGHMGDRDTAKYPWLQRLRELLHDARSRELPALGICLGAQLMASAFGGRVERGDLGFEAGVVMIRREEEAEFDPIFGRLPELMYSGAMHGDAITTLPKDAVLLATGEQYPHQAFRVGSCWGVQFHPEVSPAQYEKWVESLCAEDPANAESYRESIPEFQLLDDKIARGCAELAGNFFQLLGQHDIAKVGLPSRCRAPGPE from the coding sequence TTGAATCAACAGCGCCAACCAAACGAAGCGCCCAGGGTGCTTGTTGCCCAGCCCGATCCACAGGGCGGCCCTGATCGGCTGCGAGGCTGGGCCTTACGGCACAAGATTGAACTCGATGTTCGTCCCGGAGATCATCCGGACTTGCCGTCCAACTTGGACGGCTATGCAGGTCTGATTGTTCTCGGTGGGCATATGGGAGATCGTGATACCGCCAAGTATCCCTGGCTGCAGCGACTCCGCGAACTCCTTCACGATGCTCGTTCACGTGAGCTTCCAGCCCTCGGGATCTGCCTGGGTGCTCAACTCATGGCTTCGGCATTCGGCGGACGAGTGGAACGGGGAGACCTGGGGTTCGAAGCCGGAGTGGTAATGATTCGACGCGAGGAAGAGGCTGAGTTCGATCCGATTTTCGGGCGGCTGCCGGAATTGATGTATTCCGGGGCCATGCATGGTGACGCCATTACCACTCTTCCTAAAGATGCCGTACTCCTGGCGACCGGTGAACAGTACCCCCACCAGGCGTTCAGGGTCGGCAGCTGTTGGGGAGTGCAATTTCACCCTGAAGTCAGCCCTGCACAATACGAGAAATGGGTGGAATCGCTATGTGCAGAAGATCCAGCCAACGCAGAGAGCTATCGGGAATCAATCCCAGAATTTCAGCTGCTTGACGACAAGATCGCTCGGGGATGCGCGGAGCTTGCAGGGAACTTTTTCCAGCTCTTGGGTCAGCACGATATAGCCAAGGTTGGGTTGCCGTCTCGATGCAGGGCACCCGGCCCAGAGTGA
- a CDS encoding glutamine synthetase family protein yields MNNGVRNFDTSTDLERFFEENQVRVVKLGAPDIDGVWRGKRIMANYFVEAVAHSGTNICNILFGWDIQDVTIPDLTYTGWHTGYPDVNLRPDLSTLHLVPSEPGTAAVICDILTTDGDPLQISPRGVLRRVIERAHRHGYEPICAYEFEFYLFEGTPRELARNAYRDLEPISDGSHTYSVYRDTGTEPIIGEIRERLAQVGVFIEASNSEHGPGQFEVNIHYGTALEAADSALILKHTVKEVAAKHGYTASFMAKIKVDTAGSSGHVHQSLVAIEDGKPLFANPENGLELSPLGASYLAGIVNHARELTALYLPTPNSYKRVEGGQWAGSSATWGLDNRTVAIRSIPSTGAAARVENRIPGADANPYLVLAACIASGIDGIEKKLTPSAPIVGNAYELDSDESLRLPNTLEKAIDVFSQSEFAKEYFGEDFVRHFSEVRRWENHQERISITHWEIARYLEHI; encoded by the coding sequence ATGAACAACGGTGTTCGAAACTTCGATACGTCAACCGATCTCGAGAGGTTCTTCGAGGAAAACCAGGTACGTGTCGTCAAGCTTGGCGCTCCAGACATCGACGGAGTCTGGCGTGGGAAGCGGATCATGGCCAACTACTTTGTCGAAGCAGTAGCGCATTCCGGAACGAATATCTGCAACATCCTGTTCGGGTGGGACATTCAGGACGTTACCATTCCCGATCTCACTTACACGGGATGGCACACGGGCTATCCGGACGTGAATCTCAGGCCAGACCTCTCGACCCTGCACCTGGTTCCGAGCGAGCCAGGTACAGCGGCTGTCATCTGTGACATCCTCACAACCGACGGTGACCCCCTGCAGATTTCTCCCCGTGGTGTTCTGCGCAGAGTGATCGAACGAGCGCACCGGCACGGGTACGAGCCGATCTGCGCCTATGAGTTCGAGTTCTATCTCTTCGAAGGCACTCCACGAGAACTTGCGCGGAACGCCTATCGGGATCTTGAGCCGATCTCGGACGGCAGTCATACCTACAGTGTGTATCGGGATACCGGAACCGAACCGATCATTGGTGAGATTCGTGAACGGCTCGCTCAGGTGGGGGTCTTCATCGAAGCCAGCAACAGCGAACACGGCCCTGGCCAGTTCGAGGTGAACATCCACTACGGCACGGCGCTCGAGGCCGCCGACAGTGCATTGATCCTCAAGCACACCGTAAAGGAAGTTGCAGCCAAACACGGTTACACTGCCTCGTTCATGGCGAAGATCAAGGTCGATACCGCCGGCAGTTCTGGTCACGTTCATCAGAGTCTGGTCGCGATCGAAGATGGAAAGCCACTTTTCGCCAACCCTGAGAACGGCCTTGAGCTCAGCCCGCTCGGTGCCAGCTATCTTGCCGGTATCGTCAACCACGCTCGTGAATTGACTGCCCTCTATCTTCCTACGCCGAACTCCTACAAACGAGTTGAAGGGGGGCAGTGGGCAGGTTCAAGTGCCACCTGGGGACTCGATAACCGCACCGTGGCCATCCGATCGATTCCATCTACTGGTGCCGCTGCACGAGTCGAGAACAGGATTCCTGGCGCTGACGCGAACCCCTACCTCGTTCTCGCAGCATGCATCGCTAGCGGCATCGACGGAATCGAGAAGAAGCTGACTCCGTCAGCACCGATCGTCGGCAACGCATACGAACTCGACAGCGACGAGTCTCTCAGGCTACCCAACACACTCGAGAAGGCCATCGATGTCTTCTCCCAAAGCGAATTCGCAAAGGAGTACTTCGGAGAAGACTTCGTGCGGCACTTCTCAGAAGTCAGGCGCTGGGAGAACCACCAGGAACGAATCTCGATCACCCATTGGGAAATTGCTCGCTACCTCGAGCACATCTAA
- a CDS encoding SDR family NAD(P)-dependent oxidoreductase: MARFDGRFAAVTGAASGNGRAIAEKLLADGAKVAALDLNTDALTNVFGDNPNVLNVECNVADEHSSRAAMEAVSKEFPRLDVLVNNAGIVKFGTFEELSVSEWDQVFAVNSTGPFIVTQAASKLLRSEEVSHTRAVVNITSVEAHIVISSSGHPQIHYNASKGALLQLTRALSVELAPAGIRVNAVAPGYIRTPFTAEALEREEVRKFLLDRTPLGRIGEPEDVANGVAFLASDEASWVTGSTLFVDGGWTVY, translated from the coding sequence ATGGCCCGATTTGATGGTCGATTCGCCGCCGTGACCGGTGCGGCATCCGGCAATGGACGTGCGATCGCAGAAAAGCTGCTCGCTGACGGCGCTAAGGTCGCAGCACTTGATCTCAACACTGATGCCCTCACAAACGTGTTTGGCGACAACCCGAACGTCTTGAACGTCGAGTGCAACGTCGCCGACGAGCATTCATCTCGAGCGGCAATGGAAGCGGTTTCGAAAGAGTTTCCGCGCCTGGACGTGCTCGTTAACAACGCCGGCATCGTCAAATTCGGTACGTTCGAAGAGCTTTCGGTTTCCGAATGGGATCAGGTCTTCGCAGTAAACTCAACCGGGCCCTTCATCGTGACTCAGGCTGCCTCCAAGCTGCTGCGCTCGGAGGAGGTGTCGCACACGCGAGCCGTGGTGAACATCACGTCTGTCGAAGCCCACATCGTGATTTCGAGTAGCGGGCACCCGCAAATCCACTACAACGCCTCGAAGGGCGCGCTGCTTCAACTCACCCGCGCGCTTTCGGTCGAACTGGCTCCCGCCGGGATCCGGGTGAATGCGGTGGCCCCCGGCTACATCAGAACTCCGTTCACCGCCGAAGCCCTGGAGCGGGAGGAAGTCCGTAAGTTCCTGCTCGACCGTACCCCCTTGGGCCGCATCGGTGAACCCGAGGATGTCGCGAACGGCGTCGCATTCCTCGCTTCCGATGAGGCGAGTTGGGTGACGGGTTCGACGCTCTTCGTTGACGGTGGATGGACAGTGTACTGA
- a CDS encoding gamma-glutamyl-gamma-aminobutyrate hydrolase family protein, whose product MTAPLIGISAPRSAEESAFGIKDSTLQVMEYADAVVSAGGRAVLLPSTAQIPEDLLAGIDGLVLSGGGDLSPSLFGEEPVEASYGISEIRDAYETALVLDAQKRKIPVLAICRGLQLINVLRGGSLHMHIDGHWQTESADQATHRVMPVAGSFFSTIVGSEAVDVNSYHHQAIDVLGSGLTPAAHDGSLIEAFEDLENDILAVQWHPEHMFAVSESQLALFRNLVERASRNEERK is encoded by the coding sequence ATGACCGCTCCACTCATCGGGATTTCCGCTCCACGCAGTGCGGAGGAATCGGCATTCGGAATAAAAGACTCGACCTTGCAGGTGATGGAGTATGCGGATGCTGTGGTTTCCGCTGGCGGTCGTGCTGTTCTCCTGCCGTCCACGGCGCAGATCCCCGAGGATCTACTCGCAGGCATCGACGGTCTGGTGCTGAGTGGCGGCGGCGACCTGTCACCCTCTCTATTCGGTGAGGAACCGGTCGAGGCATCTTACGGTATCAGCGAGATTCGGGACGCTTATGAGACAGCGTTGGTTCTCGATGCACAGAAGCGGAAGATCCCGGTTCTTGCGATCTGCCGCGGTCTGCAACTCATCAATGTGCTGCGAGGCGGGAGCCTCCACATGCATATCGACGGACATTGGCAGACAGAGTCGGCCGATCAAGCAACGCATCGCGTCATGCCTGTGGCTGGGTCGTTCTTCTCCACCATCGTCGGCAGCGAGGCGGTCGATGTCAACAGCTACCATCACCAGGCGATCGACGTACTTGGCTCCGGGCTTACGCCAGCAGCACACGACGGATCTCTGATTGAAGCGTTCGAAGACCTGGAGAACGACATCCTGGCGGTGCAGTGGCACCCCGAGCACATGTTCGCGGTATCAGAGTCTCAACTCGCGCTATTCCGGAACCTGGTCGAACGGGCTTCCCGCAACGAAGAAAGGAAATGA
- a CDS encoding cytochrome P450, translating to MSEQKEVVEDFDFHGEALDEIFEDYDVMLNKCPVGHSSKYGGFTYIAKSEDIFAAEQDPDTFAVAPSMLLPSFGTDDPLIPIDIDPPTHAGYRKILLPLFTPMNIASLEPGMVETAKQLAEDVISAAADNDGVADVSKLFARPMPTIVFSRLAGYPEEDWPKFDQWVDDIIYRRTKEPEVAYAAGGKITEYFDAMIKKREAEGGEYNDLLDKVLNSQVDGRELTHEEKISYSFLLFLAGLDTTAWALRSSLWYLAGNPKAQQQLRDNPDEIPTAVEEFLRTLSPVQAMARTCLKDTVVQGKEIKAGERVVLVFGAGNRDPEVYEDPHDIKIDREDNRHLAFGGGIHRCLGSNLARKEMVIGLEEFLKRVPSFEHAGGEVWHGVGPLTLRIGKE from the coding sequence ATGTCAGAGCAGAAAGAGGTTGTCGAGGATTTCGACTTCCATGGTGAAGCACTCGATGAGATATTCGAGGATTATGATGTGATGCTGAACAAGTGCCCGGTGGGCCACAGCTCCAAGTACGGCGGATTCACCTACATCGCGAAAAGCGAAGATATCTTCGCAGCAGAGCAGGATCCGGATACCTTTGCAGTGGCACCCTCGATGCTGCTGCCGTCGTTCGGCACCGATGACCCGCTCATCCCGATCGATATCGACCCCCCGACGCACGCGGGCTATCGGAAGATCCTCCTGCCGCTCTTCACCCCGATGAACATCGCCTCGCTCGAGCCCGGCATGGTTGAGACGGCGAAGCAGCTCGCTGAAGATGTCATCTCGGCGGCGGCGGACAACGACGGCGTCGCGGACGTCTCCAAGCTATTCGCCCGGCCGATGCCCACTATCGTGTTCAGCCGCCTCGCCGGCTACCCCGAAGAGGATTGGCCGAAGTTTGACCAGTGGGTCGATGACATCATTTACCGTCGCACGAAAGAGCCTGAAGTGGCCTATGCTGCCGGTGGCAAGATCACCGAGTACTTCGACGCCATGATTAAGAAGCGTGAGGCCGAAGGCGGAGAGTACAACGATCTCCTCGACAAGGTGCTGAACTCTCAGGTAGACGGGCGTGAACTCACTCATGAGGAGAAAATCTCTTACAGTTTCCTGCTCTTCCTCGCCGGACTAGACACCACCGCCTGGGCGCTGCGATCCTCGCTCTGGTACCTCGCCGGCAACCCGAAGGCGCAGCAGCAGCTCCGCGATAACCCTGATGAGATCCCGACTGCAGTCGAAGAGTTCCTCCGCACACTCTCCCCGGTACAGGCGATGGCTCGGACCTGCCTCAAGGACACGGTCGTGCAAGGCAAGGAGATCAAGGCGGGCGAACGAGTGGTGCTCGTCTTCGGAGCGGGCAACCGCGACCCGGAGGTGTACGAGGATCCGCACGACATCAAGATCGATCGTGAGGATAACCGCCACCTTGCATTCGGAGGTGGAATTCACCGCTGCCTCGGCTCGAACCTCGCCCGCAAAGAAATGGTCATTGGTCTCGAGGAATTCCTCAAGCGCGTCCCGAGCTTCGAGCACGCAGGCGGGGAAGTCTGGCACGGCGTCGGCCCTCTCACTCTCCGAATCGGAAAGGAGTAG
- a CDS encoding ferredoxin, giving the protein MAKELYIDLSRCQGHARCWAIAPETFGIDDEGYAYVIEGREGSYDEENVRKAIRNCPERSILIRETEESQ; this is encoded by the coding sequence ATGGCGAAGGAACTGTACATCGATCTCTCGCGATGCCAAGGTCACGCTCGATGCTGGGCAATAGCCCCAGAGACCTTCGGCATCGACGATGAGGGCTATGCGTACGTCATCGAGGGGCGGGAGGGATCCTACGATGAAGAGAATGTGCGCAAGGCGATCCGAAACTGTCCGGAACGCTCGATCCTTATCCGCGAGACCGAGGAAAGCCAGTGA
- a CDS encoding NAD(P)/FAD-dependent oxidoreductase — MTASRYEIVVVGASVAAEALATRLRELGYDRELLVIDRDARMPYERPPLSKLYLTEPDSTEIGVEWDEGTPVTIAEALAVDPEAKTLTLSVAATGSTRVVTYDTLVIATGASPIMLPFAPSGMMQLRTVQDADRLRRAVHAGARVGIIGAGAIGAELATSLRKLGAEVVLLDKADRPLERLLAGHLGNEVTSWLEELGVDCRWEADIRGIEGGPGDWSVTLGDEAEALNFELLLCAVGARPAVDWLASSGLLSEGQLLCNESGQVVAPDTVHENIYGIGDVVTRLLSDDVRVRTESWSAAAEHGVHLAERLMGEGPATPETPYFWTDVAGRKVQVLGVINRDGDASVEFENPARGTVLHKVVGEDATEGWIGVNAQPKIAMLRMSS; from the coding sequence GTGACTGCGAGCCGCTACGAAATCGTGGTGGTGGGTGCATCGGTTGCTGCCGAGGCACTCGCCACACGACTTCGTGAACTCGGGTACGATCGCGAACTCCTAGTCATTGATCGAGACGCCCGCATGCCCTACGAGAGGCCTCCGCTTTCAAAGCTATATCTCACCGAACCGGACAGCACGGAAATCGGTGTGGAATGGGATGAAGGAACACCGGTGACCATAGCCGAGGCGCTGGCAGTAGACCCCGAAGCGAAAACCTTGACGCTGAGTGTTGCCGCTACGGGTTCGACGCGTGTCGTAACTTACGACACATTGGTGATCGCTACGGGTGCATCCCCGATTATGCTTCCGTTCGCACCGTCTGGAATGATGCAGTTGCGAACGGTCCAGGACGCTGATCGACTGCGGCGCGCGGTTCACGCAGGAGCGCGGGTGGGAATCATCGGCGCCGGTGCCATCGGTGCTGAGCTGGCGACTTCGCTCCGCAAGCTCGGAGCAGAGGTTGTGTTGCTCGACAAGGCCGATCGTCCGCTCGAACGGCTGCTTGCCGGTCACCTTGGGAACGAGGTCACGTCATGGCTCGAGGAGTTGGGGGTCGATTGTCGTTGGGAGGCCGATATTCGAGGTATCGAGGGCGGCCCCGGTGATTGGAGCGTTACGCTCGGCGACGAAGCTGAGGCGCTGAATTTCGAACTATTACTCTGCGCCGTCGGAGCCCGTCCCGCAGTCGATTGGTTGGCTTCGAGCGGTTTGCTCAGCGAAGGGCAACTGCTCTGCAACGAATCGGGACAGGTCGTCGCGCCAGATACTGTGCACGAGAACATCTATGGCATAGGCGATGTTGTCACGCGCCTACTTAGCGACGACGTGAGAGTACGCACCGAAAGCTGGAGTGCGGCCGCGGAACACGGAGTTCACCTTGCGGAACGGCTCATGGGTGAAGGACCCGCAACCCCAGAGACCCCGTACTTCTGGACCGATGTCGCCGGGCGCAAAGTACAGGTGCTCGGTGTGATTAACCGCGACGGAGATGCTTCCGTAGAGTTCGAGAACCCGGCCCGAGGTACTGTGCTGCACAAGGTGGTCGGCGAAGACGCCACCGAGGGATGGATCGGTGTGAATGCTCAGCCAAAGATCGCGATGTTGCGAATGTCATCCTAA